One part of the Marinobacter sp. MDS2 genome encodes these proteins:
- a CDS encoding substrate-binding domain-containing protein, giving the protein MLINKDIPTRDLDTSYLNQIFAMQTRRWPNGAPIHVFVLPSTDPRHREFVVNHLKSQAHQMDRIWNRMLFTGTGKPPTVVSSERDMYVKILNTPGAIGYVSADYPVEDVHVLGEKEK; this is encoded by the coding sequence GTGCTGATTAACAAAGACATTCCCACCCGAGATCTTGATACATCGTATCTCAATCAAATATTTGCGATGCAAACCAGACGCTGGCCGAACGGTGCCCCCATTCATGTTTTTGTTTTACCGAGCACCGATCCTCGACACAGGGAATTTGTGGTCAATCACCTGAAAAGCCAGGCCCATCAAATGGATCGTATATGGAATCGCATGCTGTTTACCGGCACAGGCAAGCCACCAACAGTCGTGAGCTCCGAACGTGACATGTATGTGAAGATTCTGAACACGCCAGGAGCAATAGGTTACGTATCGGCGGATTACCCGGTCGAAGACGTGCACGTGCTGGGAGAAAAAGAAAAATGA
- a CDS encoding xanthine dehydrogenase family protein molybdopterin-binding subunit: protein MSKFYRYLNQPEGVKTEANQDSDEGMRVSRRGFLIGAAGAGFTLAFFRAGLSFAQPEDVVKEGTFEPTIWYHIEPDGRIVVNIAEAEMGQHVGTALARIVADELEADWSMVELNHVDSDPKWGLMVTGGSWSVWENFTPLSQAGAAGRKALIEEGARLLGVSPDQCEARNSQVVAGDQSISYGDIVSRGDLSRTYTADDLKQMPIKPATQRRLIGRESRALDIPDKTDGASRYGLDAKVDGMVYGRPLIPPTRYGATINNIDDNAAKSVKGYQQTIVLDDPTDTVPGWAVVIADSFHAANKAAEKMKVDWAAGDTADVSEQDILDHGVKLIESPGKGSIMLPDDGVDEAFNDAADIFEQDYITHTVLHVQMEPVNALAYEKDGVWEIHTGNQWQSLIIPVLAKALGVKEDKVVMRTYMLGGGFGRRLNGDYAVPAALASQKLGKPVKLVFTREDDVRFDSPRSASYQRMRMAFDANGKPAGMEHHATAGWPTEVMAPFFMPKGANDEPYDPFSIQGAAHWYSVGPHRVRAISNDLANATFRPGWLRSVGSGWINFALESFMDEAARHAGKDPIDFRLNLLKAEGKNAGEAPNSVGGASRQANVLKRVKELSGWGQKLPKDTGLGVATSYGQERNMPTWTACVARVSVNRQTGHVKLEKLTLVTDAGTVVHPDGARAQVEGAALWGVSMALHEGTHYKNGEPTAKNLDAYTPMRIRDVPEMELEFVESTEVPVGLGEPATTVTGPAIANAIHSAIGVRIREIPITPAAVRNALNA, encoded by the coding sequence ATGAGTAAGTTCTACCGTTATCTCAACCAGCCCGAAGGCGTTAAAACGGAAGCTAACCAAGATTCCGATGAAGGCATGCGGGTTAGTCGTCGCGGTTTTCTCATCGGTGCTGCGGGTGCGGGCTTTACGCTGGCATTTTTCCGCGCAGGCCTGAGTTTTGCGCAACCCGAAGACGTAGTTAAAGAAGGAACCTTCGAGCCCACCATCTGGTATCACATTGAGCCAGACGGTCGCATTGTAGTGAACATTGCCGAGGCCGAAATGGGTCAACATGTGGGTACCGCTCTTGCCCGCATCGTCGCCGATGAACTTGAAGCTGACTGGTCCATGGTAGAGCTCAATCATGTGGACAGTGATCCGAAATGGGGATTGATGGTGACCGGTGGCAGCTGGTCGGTCTGGGAAAACTTCACGCCGCTGAGTCAGGCCGGCGCTGCCGGACGCAAGGCCCTCATCGAAGAAGGCGCACGCTTGCTTGGCGTGAGCCCGGATCAGTGCGAAGCACGCAATAGCCAAGTTGTAGCCGGCGATCAATCCATCAGTTACGGCGACATCGTAAGCCGCGGTGACCTTAGCCGAACCTACACCGCAGACGACCTCAAGCAGATGCCCATCAAACCGGCAACCCAGCGTCGTCTGATTGGCCGCGAATCCCGGGCCTTGGATATACCCGATAAAACCGACGGAGCCAGTCGCTACGGACTGGACGCAAAAGTAGACGGTATGGTTTATGGCCGACCGCTTATTCCGCCCACCCGGTATGGCGCGACCATCAACAACATTGATGACAATGCAGCCAAATCCGTAAAAGGCTATCAACAAACCATCGTGCTGGATGATCCAACAGATACAGTCCCGGGCTGGGCCGTGGTTATTGCCGATTCGTTTCATGCCGCTAATAAAGCCGCGGAGAAAATGAAGGTAGATTGGGCCGCTGGGGATACCGCCGATGTCAGCGAACAGGACATTCTCGATCACGGTGTGAAACTGATCGAGTCTCCGGGCAAGGGCTCCATCATGCTCCCCGACGATGGCGTAGACGAAGCCTTCAACGATGCTGCGGATATCTTTGAGCAGGACTACATTACTCATACCGTTCTGCACGTACAAATGGAGCCGGTGAATGCCCTGGCCTATGAAAAAGATGGCGTTTGGGAAATTCATACCGGCAACCAGTGGCAATCCTTGATCATTCCGGTACTGGCAAAAGCATTGGGAGTAAAAGAAGATAAAGTGGTGATGCGCACCTATATGTTGGGCGGTGGTTTCGGACGCCGACTGAACGGCGATTACGCGGTACCAGCCGCCCTCGCCTCACAAAAGCTGGGCAAGCCTGTGAAGCTGGTTTTTACCCGCGAAGACGATGTTCGCTTTGATTCACCGCGCTCCGCCTCATATCAGCGCATGCGTATGGCGTTTGATGCCAATGGCAAACCGGCAGGCATGGAGCACCATGCAACGGCGGGTTGGCCCACCGAGGTGATGGCACCGTTCTTTATGCCGAAAGGAGCCAACGACGAACCCTACGACCCGTTTTCGATTCAGGGTGCGGCGCACTGGTATTCCGTTGGGCCACATCGTGTTCGCGCCATTTCCAATGATTTGGCCAATGCGACCTTTCGCCCCGGCTGGCTCAGGTCCGTCGGTTCCGGATGGATCAACTTTGCGCTCGAATCCTTTATGGACGAAGCAGCGCGGCACGCCGGTAAAGATCCTATCGATTTCCGCCTGAACCTGTTGAAAGCGGAAGGCAAGAATGCCGGTGAGGCCCCAAACTCCGTGGGGGGCGCCTCACGCCAGGCCAACGTACTGAAGCGCGTAAAAGAGCTGTCTGGCTGGGGGCAGAAATTGCCAAAAGATACGGGACTGGGCGTTGCGACGTCCTATGGCCAGGAGCGTAACATGCCCACCTGGACGGCCTGCGTGGCCAGAGTGAGCGTAAACCGGCAAACCGGCCATGTGAAGCTCGAGAAACTCACGCTGGTGACCGACGCAGGTACCGTCGTCCACCCGGATGGTGCCCGAGCACAAGTGGAAGGAGCGGCATTATGGGGCGTCAGCATGGCGTTGCACGAAGGCACTCACTATAAAAACGGCGAACCTACGGCCAAGAACCTCGACGCCTATACCCCGATGCGAATACGAGATGTTCCCGAGATGGAGCTCGAATTTGTCGAAAGTACCGAAGTGCCCGTCGGATTGGGCGAGCCGGCTACCACGGTCACCGGACCTGCAATTGCCAACGCAATACACTCGGCTATCGGCGTCCGAATTCGGGAAATCCCGATTACGCCTGCGGCGGTACGTAACGCTCTAAACGCATAA
- a CDS encoding (2Fe-2S)-binding protein — protein MATEFELNGQAVTVDIENDTPLLWALRDDLDLTGTKYGCGIGMCGACTVLVNGRAIRSCITPVEAVSGASITTIEGLHPEGNHPLQKAWVETQTPQCGYCQSGQIMQAAAMLKDFPEPTDEQINHAMGGNLCRCMAYVRIRKAIKMAAEEMNTRSNTAQETGAAAHE, from the coding sequence ATGGCAACAGAATTCGAACTCAACGGTCAGGCAGTGACAGTTGATATTGAAAACGACACTCCCCTGCTCTGGGCCCTGCGGGACGACCTGGATTTGACCGGAACCAAATACGGCTGCGGTATTGGTATGTGCGGGGCATGTACCGTGCTGGTGAATGGCCGCGCGATTCGTTCCTGCATAACGCCCGTCGAAGCGGTATCCGGCGCGTCGATCACCACCATTGAAGGCCTTCACCCAGAGGGGAACCACCCGCTGCAAAAGGCGTGGGTTGAAACACAGACACCCCAATGTGGTTACTGCCAAAGCGGCCAAATCATGCAGGCGGCGGCAATGTTGAAGGACTTTCCTGAGCCAACCGACGAACAGATTAACCACGCCATGGGCGGAAACCTGTGTCGATGCATGGCCTACGTGCGTATTCGCAAAGCGATCAAAATGGCCGCCGAAGAGATGAACACCCGCAGCAACACCGCACAGGAAACAGGAGCGGCCGCCCATGAGTAA
- a CDS encoding cytochrome c: protein MFKKIVGGLVALGILVLAIFLIIAWESSIDPITPPNPDAFSEEQIKRGEVLAGLGNCETCHTTDPTKPLAGGRAMPTPFGTLYSTNITPDPNTGIGQWSEAAFTRAMREGVTRSGSHLFPAFPYTHFTKLSDDDISDLYAYMMSQPAIQAEPPENTLEFPFNIRLLLAGWKLLFFDEGRYETDTSKSVAWNRGAYIAEGAGHCSACHTPRNALGAEDAGKAWDGAIINNWYAPALNASNRTPAGWTETEAYEYLRNGGSPFHGVAVGSMADVVHDGLKQAPDSDLRALSVWLSDLAQASGEQQAGDSSASAIRDAQNTQNPSAMMDEGERLFTYACAACHYNEPDSPNALRPDMALNSAISAPTPVNLIRVTLNGVSLKEGMPEAMMPGFSQALNDRQIASLLAYLRSTHTDQPAWANLEQQVRDQRP from the coding sequence GTGTTTAAAAAGATCGTTGGAGGTTTGGTCGCGCTTGGCATTTTGGTTCTGGCTATTTTTTTAATAATTGCTTGGGAATCTTCCATAGATCCGATTACTCCTCCCAATCCTGACGCGTTCAGCGAAGAGCAAATCAAACGAGGTGAAGTGCTGGCAGGATTGGGCAATTGCGAAACCTGCCACACAACCGATCCAACCAAACCTCTGGCGGGTGGGCGCGCAATGCCAACGCCTTTCGGTACCCTTTACTCCACCAATATTACGCCTGACCCGAATACAGGCATCGGCCAATGGTCAGAAGCGGCATTTACCAGAGCCATGCGCGAAGGCGTAACGCGATCAGGCTCACATCTGTTTCCTGCTTTTCCTTATACCCATTTCACCAAACTGTCGGATGACGACATCTCCGACTTATACGCCTATATGATGTCCCAGCCAGCGATTCAGGCGGAACCGCCTGAGAACACGCTGGAATTCCCTTTTAACATTCGCTTGTTGTTGGCAGGCTGGAAATTGTTGTTTTTCGACGAAGGCCGTTACGAAACCGACACCAGCAAAAGCGTGGCGTGGAACCGCGGCGCTTATATTGCGGAAGGCGCCGGCCATTGCAGTGCCTGCCACACACCTCGTAACGCTTTAGGCGCTGAAGACGCTGGCAAAGCTTGGGACGGCGCTATCATCAATAACTGGTACGCACCTGCTTTAAATGCAAGCAACCGCACGCCAGCAGGCTGGACGGAAACTGAAGCCTATGAATACCTTCGCAACGGCGGCTCCCCTTTCCACGGCGTGGCGGTCGGCTCAATGGCCGATGTCGTTCATGACGGATTAAAGCAAGCGCCAGATAGCGATCTCCGGGCACTATCCGTTTGGCTGAGCGATCTGGCTCAAGCCTCCGGTGAGCAACAAGCCGGCGATAGCTCGGCCAGCGCTATCCGCGACGCACAAAACACTCAAAACCCCTCCGCGATGATGGACGAAGGCGAGCGCTTGTTCACCTACGCCTGCGCTGCCTGTCACTACAACGAACCGGATAGCCCTAACGCGCTCCGCCCCGACATGGCGTTGAATAGCGCGATCAGCGCACCCACACCGGTCAATCTCATCCGTGTAACGCTAAATGGGGTGTCGCTGAAAGAAGGCATGCCAGAGGCGATGATGCCAGGTTTCAGTCAGGCTCTGAACGACCGTCAAATCGCGAGCCTGTTGGCGTACCTGCGGTCTACTCACACTGACCAGCCTGCCTGGGCAAATTTGGAGCAACAGGTTCGCGACCAACGTCCATAA
- a CDS encoding LysR family transcriptional regulator produces the protein MISPITLDALLTLDAIDRRQSFAAAAEELFRVPSAISYTVNKLEEDLGVPLFDRSRRKAELTPVGRLVLEQGRQILKATEELTAMARRAADGWEVELRIAIDSVLNCDAIYELIEAFQRIQPKTELRLTEEVLGGSWDALSDDRCDLVIGAPGAPPTTGFGIHSLGQVAFDFAVAAGHPLSEIPQPIPTSAILDYPTVIVADSSQHLPVRSSGLLDGRSRIIVPSIDHKIEAQCKGLGVGYLPHHRITQELADGRLEILALDTPRPPSEISVAWSRGNTGKGLKWFVDRLKQMQFDSTRGVIVNRETD, from the coding sequence ATGATTTCCCCGATTACACTGGATGCACTGCTCACCTTGGACGCCATTGACCGCCGACAAAGCTTTGCGGCAGCCGCCGAAGAGCTATTCCGAGTGCCGTCAGCCATCTCCTACACGGTGAATAAGCTCGAAGAAGATCTCGGAGTCCCACTCTTTGACCGTAGTCGACGCAAAGCCGAACTGACACCGGTTGGACGACTGGTTCTGGAGCAAGGCAGGCAGATTCTCAAGGCCACCGAAGAGCTGACGGCAATGGCCCGGCGAGCAGCCGATGGTTGGGAAGTGGAGCTGAGGATTGCGATAGACAGTGTATTAAACTGCGACGCCATCTATGAACTGATTGAAGCATTCCAACGGATACAACCCAAAACCGAGTTACGACTCACCGAAGAAGTGCTTGGTGGTAGCTGGGATGCGTTGAGCGACGATCGGTGTGACCTGGTTATAGGTGCGCCGGGTGCGCCGCCAACGACCGGTTTCGGCATCCACTCGCTGGGTCAGGTGGCTTTTGATTTTGCCGTTGCCGCGGGGCACCCGCTATCAGAGATTCCCCAACCAATCCCCACCAGCGCAATCCTGGACTATCCTACCGTCATCGTTGCTGACAGCTCGCAACACTTACCTGTTCGCTCCTCGGGATTACTGGATGGGCGTAGCCGAATTATCGTTCCGTCCATCGATCATAAAATTGAAGCTCAGTGTAAGGGGCTTGGCGTAGGCTATTTGCCCCATCATCGAATCACACAAGAACTGGCCGATGGCAGGCTCGAGATACTTGCACTGGATACCCCCCGCCCCCCGTCGGAGATTTCTGTTGCCTGGTCGCGAGGAAACACCGGAAAAGGCTTGAAATGGTTTGTTGATCGCCTTAAACAGATGCAGTTCGATTCAACGCGAGGCGTTATCGTCAATCGAGAAACAGATTAA
- a CDS encoding outer membrane beta-barrel protein — translation MATEQVEGKREFRSGVMAFQQGNLTEAKQLLVSAQRKGVQSLALNYNLGVVYYKLAEYEQSRQAFSKLVGTKQSSLAHYNLGLIALAEGNGGVARHHFNLVASDNEHAKLTKLAQAQLQRLGGARLSSKQWQAFLSLGVGYEENIGLFPDTAASALDDGFLESVGAASGYAYRLANSAFKWKAQFYIRDYFEEDDFNTHLLRLGTAWHYNLGLNRISLGLEGDQLWLADTSREQRARMSAGWTTPACSAQTLKARCQIKLEAEQIFADKARYEAYEGQHYRLDTRYRAQQGAWSGEMQYRFDFNDRKDRDFGDEFYSVSPMGHMLALKLSYAITRTLKIGGDASFRHSDYAQSHTFKNGETTKRSDQRLSYGINAEYQFDQTFAVTTKLSHMSNDSNIDRYQYDRDTVTLGVNVRL, via the coding sequence ATGGCGACCGAACAGGTTGAAGGCAAACGTGAGTTCCGATCTGGTGTAATGGCGTTTCAGCAAGGGAATCTCACTGAAGCAAAACAGCTGCTCGTATCCGCCCAACGCAAAGGAGTTCAATCCCTCGCTTTGAACTACAACCTTGGGGTTGTGTACTACAAGCTGGCGGAATATGAGCAGTCCAGACAAGCATTCTCAAAGCTTGTCGGCACAAAACAATCGTCATTGGCCCATTACAATCTGGGGCTAATTGCGCTGGCGGAAGGCAACGGAGGTGTGGCCAGACACCACTTTAACCTGGTTGCAAGTGATAACGAGCACGCCAAATTGACAAAACTCGCCCAGGCGCAACTTCAACGTCTGGGCGGCGCCCGCCTATCCTCCAAACAATGGCAAGCATTTCTGTCGTTAGGCGTCGGTTATGAAGAAAACATCGGCTTGTTTCCCGATACTGCCGCAAGCGCCCTCGATGACGGCTTTCTTGAGTCGGTCGGTGCCGCTTCCGGTTACGCGTATCGGCTCGCCAACAGTGCTTTTAAATGGAAGGCACAGTTCTACATTCGCGACTACTTCGAAGAAGACGATTTCAACACACATCTTCTTCGCCTTGGCACCGCTTGGCACTACAATCTTGGGCTAAACAGAATCAGCCTCGGCCTTGAGGGCGATCAGCTTTGGCTGGCCGATACATCCCGGGAACAGCGGGCTCGCATGAGCGCGGGATGGACCACCCCTGCTTGCTCTGCTCAAACGCTGAAAGCAAGATGCCAAATTAAACTTGAGGCCGAACAGATCTTTGCGGATAAAGCCCGATACGAGGCATACGAAGGCCAGCATTATCGCTTGGATACTCGTTACCGGGCTCAACAAGGCGCCTGGTCAGGTGAAATGCAGTATCGGTTTGATTTTAACGACCGTAAGGACCGAGATTTCGGAGATGAGTTTTACAGCGTGTCGCCCATGGGCCATATGCTGGCACTTAAACTCTCCTACGCAATTACCCGCACGCTAAAGATAGGAGGGGATGCGAGTTTCCGGCACAGTGATTACGCCCAGTCCCACACATTCAAGAACGGCGAAACAACGAAAAGATCAGACCAACGTCTTTCGTATGGCATTAATGCGGAATATCAATTCGATCAAACCTTCGCGGTAACCACCAAGCTTAGCCACATGAGTAACGACAGCAATATCGATCGCTACCAATACGACCGGGACACGGTCACACTCGGCGTTAACGTCCGGCTCTGA
- a CDS encoding anti-sigma factor — protein sequence MNCETFITNIDIEADCTLTADMKQHADLCPDCARALRAAQELQAGMQSIAIPEPTRDFESRVLTAATGGDSKTGHRNWHIPAWSGAIAAALVVGVFIGGELSAPTPESDPVVAQEAVPAVEMASTSPKQQTVKLAFNSHEAVENVTLTLELPPNMELTPFPGRHRVSWKVDLKPGDNLLALPLNVLFPGAGTLVAHLDDGNKRKTFRADIGKTKEPST from the coding sequence ATGAACTGCGAAACTTTTATTACCAACATCGACATTGAAGCCGACTGCACCCTTACGGCCGACATGAAGCAGCATGCAGATCTGTGCCCTGATTGCGCGCGGGCGTTGCGAGCAGCTCAGGAGCTGCAGGCAGGCATGCAAAGCATAGCGATACCGGAGCCTACCCGTGATTTTGAAAGCCGGGTACTTACGGCGGCTACCGGTGGCGATTCCAAAACCGGCCACCGGAACTGGCATATTCCTGCCTGGAGTGGTGCAATTGCTGCTGCGTTGGTGGTTGGTGTGTTTATCGGTGGTGAGCTGTCTGCTCCCACCCCGGAGAGCGATCCGGTTGTTGCCCAAGAAGCCGTTCCCGCGGTCGAAATGGCCAGCACATCGCCTAAGCAACAAACCGTGAAATTGGCGTTCAATTCACACGAAGCCGTGGAAAACGTTACCCTTACGCTGGAGTTACCTCCCAACATGGAGCTGACCCCCTTCCCTGGCCGGCATCGTGTCAGCTGGAAGGTTGACCTTAAACCGGGAGACAACTTGTTAGCGCTGCCGCTGAATGTACTCTTTCCCGGCGCAGGCACGCTGGTTGCCCATCTTGATGACGGCAACAAAAGGAAAACCTTCCGTGCGGACATCGGTAAGACAAAGGAGCCGTCAACATGA
- a CDS encoding RNA polymerase sigma factor, with translation MALLPFRQSKSKRFERLVQPHLKAMYAFAYRLTGRQHDAEDLVQDVVVKLYSKLDELETIDQLRPWLNRVLYRQFVDSIRKRPAGREVNASVMDDTESATSYLDTLPSDSADPINGLTHASNNVALTKALNQLTPDQRTLILLHDVDDWRQDDIAEVLEVAVGTIKSRLHRTRAALRKFLQAELEPFEGGQRELQ, from the coding sequence TTGGCCCTGCTTCCATTTCGCCAGTCCAAATCAAAGCGTTTCGAACGTCTTGTCCAGCCGCATCTCAAAGCCATGTACGCCTTCGCGTATCGTTTGACCGGAAGGCAGCATGATGCGGAAGACCTGGTTCAGGATGTGGTGGTAAAGCTTTATTCGAAATTGGACGAACTCGAGACCATCGATCAGTTACGGCCTTGGCTAAACCGGGTGCTATACCGCCAGTTTGTTGATTCGATTCGCAAACGCCCGGCAGGCAGAGAGGTTAATGCCAGCGTGATGGACGACACCGAATCGGCAACTTCGTATTTGGACACACTGCCAAGTGATTCCGCTGACCCGATCAACGGCCTGACTCATGCGTCCAACAATGTCGCGCTGACCAAAGCACTGAATCAACTGACCCCGGATCAACGCACACTTATACTTCTTCACGATGTTGATGACTGGCGGCAAGACGATATTGCCGAGGTCCTGGAGGTCGCTGTGGGCACGATCAAATCGCGGTTGCATCGTACCCGCGCCGCCCTTCGAAAATTTTTACAAGCAGAACTGGAACCTTTTGAAGGTGGGCAACGTGAGCTTCAGTAA
- a CDS encoding DUF1302 domain-containing protein, translating to MTTKKSILARSIQLALTTQIACLAPTAAAFDFSFYEIDASFSTTLTAGTAYRLEDQDPDLISQGNLGPEFAYSDTGASSNNFDDGNLNFKKGDPYSTILRGRSELFLDYVPDSDVLTRVGFLGRASYYYDFELKDNERAVDPVGQQRELNSEAKDNASGIDLLDAYIFTDWQVGDVPVAVRYGRQVVNWGESTFILGGINAINPIDVPAFRAPGAELKDVLLPVEMLYTSVGLTPEVTLEAFVQTDWEPFRIDDCGTFFSTADVAADGCGPVLLAGQVPDRQAFEEGFIAPRIGDKEPGDKDQFGAAVRWYVTELEADVGFYYTRYHSRLPYISGVVNNPAAPEGSQMRDDSKPDSRFPSYFIDYPKGIDLFGVSFNTTLPTGTSLGAEYSYRPNMPIQWNTFELIYGGLQQRGPDGQVISKLEKREQAKGGNYAGKAVDGYDRYGVSQFQTTLIHFIDQIMGADRFIIVAELGATYVHDLPDLSEARYGRSGMFGVGPVPLDGPNFSGDFCSQGTDSEKRLNINATNCTNDGFTTDFSWGYRALFVWDYPSAVAGVNLRPKLFLSHDVEGYAPDPGGNFKEGNKSVGLGLDATYQNAYKASISYTNYFGGDFNETNDRDFVAASISYAF from the coding sequence ATGACAACAAAAAAATCCATTTTAGCGAGGTCTATCCAGCTCGCGCTAACGACCCAGATCGCGTGCCTTGCACCAACCGCAGCCGCTTTTGATTTCAGCTTCTACGAGATCGACGCGTCGTTCAGCACCACGCTGACCGCAGGTACAGCTTACCGTTTGGAAGATCAGGATCCTGATCTGATCTCGCAGGGTAACCTGGGGCCCGAGTTTGCTTACAGCGACACCGGTGCGTCTTCCAACAACTTCGATGACGGTAACCTCAACTTCAAAAAAGGCGATCCGTACTCGACCATTCTTCGTGGCCGCAGTGAGCTGTTTCTGGACTACGTGCCCGACAGCGATGTACTGACTCGTGTCGGCTTCCTCGGACGGGCCAGCTACTACTACGATTTCGAGCTTAAAGATAACGAGCGCGCTGTGGATCCGGTCGGTCAGCAGCGTGAGCTGAACTCCGAAGCGAAAGACAACGCCTCCGGTATTGACCTGCTCGACGCCTATATCTTTACGGACTGGCAAGTCGGAGATGTTCCGGTTGCGGTTCGCTACGGTCGTCAAGTGGTCAACTGGGGTGAAAGTACCTTTATCCTGGGCGGTATAAACGCGATCAACCCAATCGATGTGCCCGCGTTTCGTGCGCCGGGTGCTGAATTGAAAGACGTGCTTCTGCCGGTAGAAATGCTGTACACCTCGGTTGGTTTGACGCCTGAGGTCACACTCGAGGCGTTTGTTCAGACCGACTGGGAACCGTTCCGGATTGATGACTGCGGCACGTTCTTTTCGACTGCCGACGTAGCGGCCGATGGATGTGGCCCGGTACTGCTGGCAGGCCAGGTTCCAGACAGACAGGCGTTTGAAGAGGGCTTCATTGCGCCCCGAATTGGTGACAAAGAGCCCGGTGATAAGGATCAGTTCGGCGCAGCGGTGCGTTGGTATGTTACCGAGCTAGAGGCCGACGTGGGCTTCTACTACACCCGTTATCACAGCCGCCTGCCATACATCAGTGGTGTGGTGAATAACCCGGCTGCGCCAGAAGGCAGCCAGATGCGTGACGACAGCAAGCCGGATTCTCGCTTTCCAAGCTACTTTATCGACTACCCCAAGGGCATCGACCTGTTCGGCGTGAGCTTCAACACCACACTGCCGACCGGTACATCCCTGGGTGCGGAGTACAGCTACCGGCCCAACATGCCGATTCAGTGGAACACCTTTGAGCTGATCTACGGTGGCCTGCAGCAGCGCGGCCCGGATGGTCAGGTGATCAGTAAGCTTGAAAAGCGTGAGCAGGCCAAGGGTGGCAATTACGCAGGTAAAGCGGTGGATGGATACGATCGTTATGGCGTATCCCAGTTCCAGACAACTCTGATTCATTTTATCGATCAGATTATGGGCGCAGACCGTTTCATCATCGTGGCTGAACTGGGTGCGACTTATGTGCACGATCTGCCTGACTTGTCGGAAGCCCGCTACGGTCGATCCGGTATGTTCGGTGTCGGCCCGGTGCCCCTCGACGGCCCCAATTTCTCTGGCGATTTCTGTAGTCAGGGCACGGACAGTGAAAAACGGCTGAACATTAACGCCACTAACTGTACGAACGATGGCTTTACTACCGACTTCTCATGGGGCTACCGAGCGTTGTTCGTTTGGGATTATCCAAGTGCAGTAGCCGGTGTGAACCTGCGTCCTAAGCTCTTCCTCTCGCACGATGTTGAAGGGTACGCGCCGGATCCGGGCGGAAACTTTAAAGAAGGTAATAAGTCGGTAGGACTTGGCCTGGATGCAACTTACCAAAATGCCTATAAGGCCTCGATCAGTTACACCAACTATTTTGGTGGCGATTTCAACGAAACCAACGACCGCGATTTCGTGGCCGCTTCAATCTCATACGCTTTTTAA